The nucleotide window GCGTTTATGAGATCGATGAACAGCGTTTTCTAGGAGTTTatggatgtgtctgtcatcattttcattaaCGACATCCTAGTTTATTCCaactgaggagcatgcagtgcatttaaGAGAAATTTTGGAGAAGCTGCatgagcagaagttgtttgccaagttgagcaagtgcagtttctggcagaaGGAGATGGGAATTTTGAGGCATATTGTTTCTGTAGAGGGAGTTTCTATGGAtctagagaagattcagtccatcaaGGATTTTAAGACCGTAAAATGCTACGGAGATCAGGATTTTACTGggattggcaggttattacATGAGACATATGTAGGGATTTGCAAGAAAGGCACGACCGATGACTTAGTTGATAGGGAAGGAGGTTCATTTtatttggtcacaggagtgtgaggagggtttcgcgaggttgaagaagatgctGACTACTACACCAGCTAGAGCATGGTGAGCCCTACGCGGTTTATACAGATGAATTCAAATTTgttttggggtgtgtgttgatgcccCATGGGAAGGTTATTGCTTAGTGATGTAGTAACTTTCAGTATCAattattatcaatccacaatttgcaccaatcaacacaccaagaatagacaaaatgcttaatctattcttactCAAGTAAAAGGTTCTTATGTCACTACTTAACTAAACGAAGTcactcaaataaaataaacaagacaatgcaaactcaaggcaaacaaactcaaatagcAAATTtactgaaaatcaagaattaataagAGAAGCTTGGgtaaggtaattgacttgggagatagctaatcaatcctagatgtctaagtaacaatcaagaacaatcctatggctagaacactaatgcaaatcaattcatttccatgatagagatcttATGCTAGTCaaatgataatcaacaatttccaaaggtaatcacaagacaaacatgcattaagaacaagttcaaataccactaagcaccctaatcatcaatttccattggctaggaatgcaaagctcttgaaaagtttggttcaggaatttcatcaaacaccttgtgggcatggaaatcctaaagtctagatttaagcttgatcaaggctatctagcaatattatcactaatcaagataggaaatgcataaaataaaccctagacatcaaagatcaaccatctatctccctaatctaccaagcccaaagttcttaaaagatctactcactaatcatcatgatcacacaaaggaaagaggtttgtctttgtgaaatcataataaaagcttgtagattaagagattagaaagagaaattgctattaaaactggaaaatccaccaaagattcaacaaaaccaagtatggaaatgcttaagaaccctaggtggctacttaacaaaaactaatacaagagataaatgataagataagagataagagatgagtctccccttaatagggttagagtatttataagaaaacataaaataaagcGGGACAAACcagattaaaattaaacaattcagagaAAACCATAACAAACCGGGATTTGGTCTCAAAATGGTGCTTGATCGACCATTGGTCGATCTCTTGGTCGATTGGTCAAGTCTCGGAAGTCTGCTCAAGTCCAGCACAAGTTGATCGACCCtatgatcgaccaaatggtcgattatTGAAATCTTAAGTCCGTTCAAGTCTGGGGATGAGTTGATCGACCAcgtgatcgaccaaatggtcgatcgctTTGTCTTGTGTCTCCATTCTTCACTCTGGTTGTATATACGTTCACCaaaacaggtataactcttgATACACACCTTAGATTGGCCTGGAATTATCTCCATTGCAAAGCttactcaatttccaataacttTGGTGAAGAACTCTGGAGCTAAATCCCAAGAAAAAGTCTTCATACGAGtagatctttgagggactgTAGAttggttccgaatcatcaataATCTTGTGTTGAAGTCCGAAGTTCGGCTCGAGTcatgatcgaccatttggtcggtTGCTTGGTCGATCGTTGATGTCTGGTTCGGCATGATCGACCATCTGGTTGATTGCATGGTCGATTGTTTTGTCCTGCGTCCAGTTCGAGGGATCCGAGAGTGttttgatcgaccaaatggtcgattgtTTGCTCGATTGCTTGAAGTCCGAGAATCTGGTGATGCGATGATcaaccatttggtcgattggcTGGTCGATTGTTCCGGCCTCCTTGTCCTCATTTCATTTCCTTGcaaattcttgacttatttggctccaaagcacactttcCTTTGCATATCTCCACtccaacacctgaaatactAGACTTGATGCACAATGcagcctaaacaacctaaattctcatgaatatgcacaaaataATGAGGAAATAAgctttaaaaactcataaaaacacaagatatcaactcccccaaacttatattttgctagtcctctagcaaaaACCAAGTGAAAAACAAGGGAGAGAGGTTTAAAGATGGGACTCAGAACCTAAAGGCATGAGACAAAGGATTTAAACCAAAGTCCTAAGATGTAgttcaatggtgctaagatcaatcaaagtccttacaaatatttttatatgcttAAAACACAATGCATCACTCTAGTTCATCTTCTATCTATTGGCAAAAacttgcaatcctattgaacatctgtttcacattcattaaagtgtttgacgtgatcttgcaaatggaaaacaaatcaagctcaattggtttaaggtAAAGGCTGTTTACAAAGTGGTTGGATATTGGTGTTTTTGGGTGGTtaactctcaaacaaagaggaatgctagacagtcatGAAATCTATCTAAGATCaagaataatttgggcatacaaagcttagctcttgatgttctacccacctaaAAGATTTTCTATCCCTTATTCTCATCTTTCTTATCTTccttttaaacccaaaaactcaaccGTATTCAAATtaaccgtttttttttctttatttatggtCTTATTCCTTTACTTTTATTGAATCTCTAAGGCTATTCTTGCTTTAAACACTagctcattttctttcttattcattcTATGCTATACTCCCAATCTTGTTTCATTTGTCTTTACTCTTTTCAATttgattctaggagactatagcaataCTTTCTATCCCTTTTCTTTGAGACTTAGAGCTTATAATTAACTTAACCTttagagatttttcttttcttttgaccaagtaaacctttatttcccttcttattctcttttgttcccaaacttgaacccaaatcaacattctaaccacctatttctttcaaaaccagtcctaTTAGCTAGCTATAAAGATTCCAAgcctagctaaaacaagagccagttctttgtcattctcaatactctcaagatttcacaacctatagcattatcaagaagaggcctcactcaacaaatcaatacaaggcttgaaagaaaaggttgggGTTCAAAGGTgtggcaagagattgggttaaacgaaatagagtggcaaaaagagatagttaacccaaatgaaagttccatgagcaagcattcatagtccatatgCAAGATGATtttaagatcaaattaaagtccaaataatatagagatgtaaCAATTATCAagcaagctttacactagaTGAAAATGCTTTCAAGTGGAGGGAACGTAATGGGCGAAGGCATGGGGAGTCACCGAAATCTGCAGACGTTCTTATTCAGTGGGTTGATCGGCAAGTACGAGATCAGCTTCTTGCTATTGGTTTCATGGGTGATAGACGATACGATGAGGCATTTCAATTGTGGTTTCAATCTAGAATTTCCGCCTAAATGATGTAACTGTTTGATCTCAGCTGTTCTCTTTTGGAAAAATGTTGCAGAAGTTGTAaaaacgtttttatttttcttttgaatataatttaacattagattcaaaaaaaaaaaaaaaaaaaNNNNNNNNNNNNNNNNNNNNNNNNNNNNNNNNNNNNNNNNNNNNNNNNNNNNNNNNNNNNNNNNNNNNNNNNNNNNNNNNNNNNNNNNNNNNNNNNNNNNNNNNNNNNNNNNNNNNNNNNNNNNNNNNNNNNNNNNNNNNNNNNNNNNNNNNNNNNNNNNNNNNNNNNNNNNNNNNNNNNNNNNNNNNNNNNNNNNNNNNNNNNNNNNNNNNNNNNNNNNNNNNNNNNNNNNNNNNNNNNNNNNNNNNNNNNNNNNNNNNNNNNNNNNNNNNNNNNNNNNNNNNNNNNNNNNNNNNNNNNNNNNNNNNNNNNNNNNNNNNNNNNNNNNNNNNNNNNNNNNNNNNNNNNNNNNNNNNNNNNNNNNNNNNNNNNNNNNNNNNNNNNNNNNNNNNNNNNNNNNNNNNNNNNNNNNNNNNNNNNNNNNNNNNNNNNNNNNNNNNNNNNNNNNNNNNNNNNNNNNNNNNNNNNNNNNNNNNNNNNNNNNNNNNNNNNNNNNNNNNNNNNNNNNNNNNNNNNNNNNNNNNNNNNNNNNNNNNNNNNNNNNNNNNNNNNNNNNNNNNNNNNNNNNNNNNNNNNNNNNNNNNNNNNNNNNNNNNNNNNNNNNNNNNNNNNNNNNNNNNNNNNNNNNNNNNNNNNNNNNNNNNNNNNNNNNNNNNNNNNNNNNNNNNNNNNNNNNNNNNNNNNNNNNNNNNNNNNNNNNNNNNNNNNNNNNNNNNNNNNNNNNNNNNNNNNNNNNNNNNNNNNNNNNNNNNNNNNNNNNNNNNNNNNNNNNNNNNNNNNNNNNNNNNNNNNNNNNNNNNNNNNNNNNNNNNNNNNNNNNNNNNNNNNNNNNNNNNNNNNNNNNNNNNNNNNNNNNNNNNNNNNNNNNNNNNNNNNNNNNNNNNNNNNNNNNNNNNNNNNNNNNNNNNNNNNNNNNNNNNNNNNNNNNNNNNNNNNNNNNNNNNNNNNNNNNNNNNNNNNNNNNNNNNNNNNNNNNNNNNNNNNNNNNNNNNNNNNNNNNNNNNNNNNNNNNNNNNNNNNNNNNNNNNNNNNNNNNNNNNNNNNNNNNNNNNNNNNNNNNNNNNNNNNNNNNNNNNNNNNNNNNNNNNNNNNNNNNNNNNNNNNNNNNNNNNNNNNNNNNNNNNNNNNNNNNNNNNNNNNNNNNNNNNNNNNNNNNNNNNNNNNNNNNNNNNNNNNNNNNNNNNNNNNNNNNNNNNNNNNNNNNNNNNNNNNNNNNNNNNNNNNNNNNNNNNNNNNNNNNNNNNNNNNNNNNNNNNNNNNNNNNNNNNNNNNNNNNNNNNNNNNNNNNNNNNNNNNNNNNNNNNNNNNNNNNNNNNNNNNNNNNNNNNNNNNNNNNNNNNNNNNNNNNNNNNNNNNNNNNNNNNNNNNNNNNNNNNNNNNNNNNNNNNNNNNNNNNNNNNNNNNNNNNNNNNNNNNNNNNNNNNNNNNNNNNNNNNNNNNNNNNNNNNNNNNNNNNNNNNNNNNNNNNNNNNNNNNNNNNNNNNNNNNNNNNNNNNNNNNNNNNNNNNNNNNNNNNNNNNNNNNNNNNNNNNNNNNNNNNNNNNNNNNNNNNNNNNNNNNNNNNNNNNNNNNNNNNNNNNNNNNNNNNNNNNNNNNNNNNNNNNNNNNNNNNNNNNNNNNNNNNNNNNNNNNNNNNNNNNNNNNNNNNNNNNNNNNNNNNNNNNNNNNNNNNNNNNNNNNNNNNNNNNNNNNNNNNNNNNNNNNNNNNNNNNNNNNNNNNNNNNNNNNNNNNNNNNNNNNNNNNNNNNNNNNNNNNNNNNNNNNNNNNNNNNNNNNNNNNNNNNNNNNNNNNNNNNNNNNNNNNNNNNNNNNNNNNNNNNNNNNNNNNNNNNNNNNNNNNNNNNNNNNNNNNNNNNNNNNNNNNNNNNNNNNNNNNNNNNNNNNNNNNNNNNNNNNNNNNNNNNNNNNNNNNNNNNNNNNNNNNNNNNNNNNNNNNNNNNNNNNNNNNNNNNNNNNNNNNNNNNNNNNNNNNNNNNNNNNNNNNNNNNNNNNNNNNNNNNNNNNNNNNNNNNNNNNNNNNNNNNNNNNNNNNNNNNNNNNNNNNNNNNNNNNNNNNNNNNNNNNNNNNNNNNNNNNNNNNNNNNNNNNNNNNNNNNNNNNNNNNNNNNNNNNNNNNNNNNNNNNNNNNNNNNNNNNNNNNNNNNNNNNNNNNNNNNNNNNNNNNNNNNNNNNNNNNNNNNNNNNNNNNNNNNNNNNNNNNNNNNNNNNNNNNNNNNNNNNNNNNNNNNNNNNNNNNNNNNNNNNNNNNNNNNNNNNNNNNNNNNNNNNNNNNNNNNNNNNNNNNNNNNNNNNNNNNNNNNNNNNNNNNNNNNNNNNNNNNNNNNNNNNNNNNNNNNNNNNNNNNNNNNNNNNNNNNNNNNNNNNNNNNNNNNNNNNNNNNNNNNNNNNNNNNNNNNNNNNNNNNNNNNNNNNNCTCTTCAATAGACCTTTCATTCTCATCAGCATGGCTatccatttttgatttttctaaacTCATACTACTAACcctgttcacttcttccttgaaGATGGCATTGCAAAACGCCTTTGGGTTTTGTTCTGATTTTCCCGGTAGAGAAcccatttgttttgttgaagaggaagaagcttgtcccTAGACCTGTGTTTGTAACCTTTCAAATTTAGCATTTAACTCATTACAGACATTGTCAACCTTGTTGTGTATGGCTTTCATTTGTGTAGCAAGTTCAATGGCTCCTCTTCCTTGTCCTTCTAGGAGTTGTCTAAGTAGAGCATTTGTGTCATCTACTTGACCTTAAGGATGTGGTGCAGTCAGTTTTTGTTGAGGTTGGGAATAGCTTTGAGGCTTGGCTTGGTAGTTTCCTTGAGGTTGAGGCTAATAGTTGGGTTGGGAAGGGAAACCAGGTGGTTTTTGGGGTGAATAAGActgatcttgtgggttctccACATTGGTGCTGCGGTAAGAGAGGTTTGGGTGGTTGCGGTAATTaggattgaacttgttataGCCTTGTCCACCCACATAGTTGACCTCTTCTTGTCCCTCAACACAAGCTTCCATTCCCTCTTGATATCCTTGATACACATCACTTTCGGTAACAAAATGGACTGGCTTTTGAGTGGCAAGAATCATCTTATCCATCTTCTCATTCAATGCTTTGATCTCCTTGCGGTGATGCTCATTCATATCAGGGTGATCTCGTGGTGTTATATCATAATCCTCCACATAGTTACCATcactttgagcaagattctccacCAAAGTCATAGCAACATCAACATCTTGACCAAGGAAGTTTCCATTACTTGCTGGCTCAAGCAACATTCTTATCTCTGGTAGCACTCCTCTGTACAATGTGCTAAGAAGAGACTCCTtggagaaaccatgatgaggacattgcaTAGTATagcccttgaatctctcccatgcttcacaaaaactctcatttccCTTTTGTGCAAAGCTTGATATCTCATTTCTCAACCTTGCTGTTCTTGTAGTTGAGAAGAACTTGGAGAGGAAGGCTCTCTTGCATTTATCCCACGAAGTAAAGGATCCTACTGGTAGGTTCTTCTCCCATGTCCTAGCTCTATCTCCAAGAGAAAACGGAAAGAGGCGGAGTTTGAATGCATCTTCCGAGATTCCATTGATTTTCACTGTCCCACACATCATATCAAACTGATCCAAGTGATCAATAGGGTCTTCCATAGGCAGACAATGGAACTTTGAGCTTTGCACCATGTTGATAAGACTAGACTTGATTTCGTAGTTGTTTTTCTCAACAGCGGGTGCTCTGATTCCTTGGCGGTTCCCATGAATGTTCGGCTGATCAAAGGCTCCAATGACTCGAGGTTGTCTTGGAGGATGGATAGGAGCTTGGTTTTGGTTGGGCTGCTCATTTCCATTATGAGCAGCGGCTGGAGGAGGGTTGTTCTCCATGGCTTGGCGGGCTAAACGGCGGTTCTCTCGTTCAAGTAAGTGAATGTCGTCCACAGGCTGAAACAAGTTGNNNNNNNNNNNNNNNNNNNNNNNNNNNNNNNNNNNNNNNNNNNNNNNNNNNNNNNNNNNNNNNNNNNNNNNNNNNNNNNNNNNNNNNNNNNNNNNNNNNNNNNNNNNNNNNNNNNNNNNNNNNNNNNNNNNNNNNNNNNNNNNNNNNNNNNNNNNNNNNNNNNNNNNNNNNNNNNNNNNNNNNNNNNNNNNNNNNNNNNNNNNNNNNNNNNNNNNNNNNNNNNNNNNNNNNNNNNNNNNNNNNNNNNNNNNNNNNNNNNNNNNNNNNNNNNNNNNNNNNNNNNNNNNNNNNNNNNNNNNNNNNNNNNNNNNNNNNNNNNNNNNNNNNNNNNNNNNNNNNNNNNNNNNNNNNNNNNNNNNNNNNNNNNNNNNNNNNNNNNNNNNNNNNNNNNNNNNNNNNNNNNNNNNNNNNNNNNNNNNNNNNNNNNNNNNNNNNNNNNNNNNNNNNNNNNNNNNNNNNNNNNNNNNNNNNNNNNNNNNNNNNNNNNNNNNNNNNNNNNNNNNNNNNNNNNNNNNNNNNNNNNNNNNNNNNNNNNNNNNNNNNNNNNNNNNNNNNNNNNNNNNNNNNNNNNNNNNNNNNNNNNNNNNNNNNNNNNNNNNNNNNNNNNNNNNNNNNNNNNNNNNNNNNNNNNNNNNNNNNNNNNNNNNNNNNNNNNNNNNNNNNNNNNNNNNNNNNNNNNNNNNNNNNNNNNNNNNNNNNNNNNNNNNNNNNNNNNNNNNNNNNNNNNNNNNNNNNNNNNNNNNNNNNNNNNNNNNNNNNNNNNNNNNNNNNNNNNNNNNNNNNNNNNNNNNNNNNNNNNNNNNNNNNNNNNNNNNNNNNNNNNNNNNNNNNNNNNNNNNNNNNNNNNNNNNNNNNNNNNNNNNNNNNNNNNNNNNNNNNNNNNNNNNNNNNNNNNNNNNNNNNNNNNNNNNNNNNNNNNNNNNNNNNNNNNNNNNNNNNNNNNNNNNNNNNNNNNNNNNNNNNNNNNNNNNNNNNNNNNNNNNNNNNNNNNNNNNNNNNNNNNNNNNNNNNNNNNNNNNNNNNNNNNNNNNNNNNNNNNNNNNNNNNNNNNNNNNNNNNNNNNNNNNNNNNNNNNNNNNNNNNNNNNNNNNNNNNNNNNNNNNNNNNNNNNNNNNNNNNNNNNNNNNNNNNNNNNNNNNNNNNNNNNNNNNNNNNNNNNNNNNNNNNNNNNNNNNNNNNNNNNNNNNNNNNNNNNNNNNNNNNNNNNNNNNNNNNNNNNNNNNNNNNNNNNNNNNNNNNNNNNNNNNNNNNNNNNNNNNNNNNNNNNNNNNNNNNNNNNNNNNNNNNNNNNNNNNNNNNNNNNNNNNNNNNNNNNNNNNNNNNNNNNNNNNNNNNNNNNNNNNNNNNNNNNNNNNNNNNNNNNNNNNNNNNNNNNNNNNNNNNNNNNNNNNNNNNNNNNNNNNNNNNNNNNNNNNNNNNNNNNNNNNNNNNNNNNNNNNNNNNNNNNNNNNNNNNNNNNNNNNNNNNNNNNNNNNNNNNNNNNNNNNNNNNNNNNNNNNNNNNNNNNNNNNNNNNNNNNNNNNNNNNNNNNNNNNNNNNNNNNNNNNNNNNNNACAAAAACTAATACAAGAGCTaaatgataagataagagataagagatgagtctccccttaatagggttagagtatttataagaaaacataaactaaagcggaacaaaccggattaaaattaaacaattcagagaaaaccggaacaaaccgggaTTTGGTCTCAAAATGGTGCTTGATCGACCATTGGTCGATCTCTTGGTCGATTGGTCAAGTCTCGGAAGTCTGCTCAAGTCCAGCACAAGTTGATCGACCCtatgatcgaccaaatggtcgattatTGAAATCTTAAGTCCGTTCAAGTCTGGGGATGAGTTGATCGACCAcgtgatcgaccaaatggtcgatcgctTTGTCTTGTGTCTCCAGTCTTCACTCTGGTTGTATATACGTTCACCAAAACAGCTATAACTCTTGATACACACCTTAGATTGGCCTGAAATTATCTCCATTGCAAAGCTTACTCAATTTCCCATAACTTTGGTGAAGAACTCTGGAGCTAAATCCCAAGGAAAAGTCTTCATACGAGtagatctttgagggactgcagattggttccgaatcatcaatcatcttgtgttGAAGTCCGAAGTTCGGCTCGAGTcatgatcgaccatttggtcggtTGCTTGGTCGATCGTTGATGTCTGGTTTGGCATGATCGACCATCTGGTCGATTGCATGGTCGATTGTTTTGTCCTGCGTCCAGTCCGAGGGATCCGAGAGTGttttgatcgaccaaatggtcgattgtTTGCTCGATTGCTTGAAGTCCGAGAATCTGGTGATGCGATGATcaaccatttggtcgattggcTGGTCGATTGTTCCGGCCTCCTTGTCCTCATTTCATTTCCTTGcaaattcttgacttatttggctccaaagcacactttcCTTTGCATATCTCCACtccaacacctgaaatactAGACTTGATGCACAATGCAGCCTAAACACCCTAAAttctcatgaatatgcacaaaataATGAGGAAATAAgctttaaaaactcataaaaacacaagatatcactTAGGCTTCGCGGTAGTTGTGAAAGCATGAGgacaattatcctactcatgattttgaGATGGCTGCTGTAATTTTGCCTTAAAGATTTCGAGACCTTATTATTATCGTCCGCAGGTACAAGTATTtatagatcataagagtctgaagtatatatttacTCAGCCTGCGCTGAATTTGAGGCATATGTGGTGGATGTAACTGGTGGCAGATTATAATTTAGAGATAGCCTACCACTCTAGTAAGACTAAATTatttgcagatgctttgagtcgaaAGCAGGCGGCTTTGTCTCAGAAGCAGGACATGGAGTCTTTGGTAGGAGAGATTAGTGCTTTgaggttgtgtgttgtttctcAGGAGAGG belongs to Camelina sativa cultivar DH55 unplaced genomic scaffold, Cs unpScaffold00670, whole genome shotgun sequence and includes:
- the LOC104773854 gene encoding uncharacterized protein LOC104773854; translation: MENNPPPAAAHNGNEQPNQNQAPIHPPRQPRVIGAFDQPNIHGNRQGIRAPAVEKNNYEIKSSLINMVQSSKFHCLPMEDPIDHLDQFDMMCGTVKINGISEDAFKLRLFPFSLGDRARTWEKNLPVGSFTSWDKCKRAFLSKFFSTTRTARLRNEISSFAQKGNESFCEAWERFKGYTMQCPHHGFSKESLLSTLYRGVLPEIRMLLEPASNGNFLGQDVDVAMTLVENLAQSDGNYVEDYDITPRDHPDMNEHHRKEIKALNEKMDKMILATQKPVHFVTESDVYQGYQEGMEACVEGQEEVNYVGGQGYNKFNPNYRNHPNLSYRSTNVENPQDQSYSPQKPPGFPSQPNY